From the Halodesulfovibrio sp. genome, one window contains:
- a CDS encoding DUF177 domain-containing protein, producing the protein MKQLWLAIKDLPPEGKEIIINDQSVWQSPIDEFALPYTIKEELAARLFLIPQEKGCILHGSMTGTVNLPCNRCTQDATVNINQNFDEVFILDEELSSDDTEPNVRIVNESTGIEIEVAGVLWEEFVIALPVKPLCKEDCKGLCAECGKDLNTGKCECEDSTLDPRFAVLRNLKVGK; encoded by the coding sequence ATGAAACAACTTTGGCTAGCAATCAAGGATCTGCCTCCAGAAGGCAAGGAAATAATCATCAACGATCAGTCCGTATGGCAAAGTCCGATTGATGAATTCGCTCTTCCCTACACTATTAAGGAAGAGCTTGCAGCCCGTTTATTCCTCATCCCTCAAGAAAAGGGATGTATTTTGCACGGTAGCATGACAGGTACTGTTAATCTGCCTTGCAACCGTTGCACTCAAGACGCAACTGTCAACATCAACCAAAATTTTGATGAAGTATTCATACTTGACGAAGAGCTAAGTTCGGACGATACCGAACCTAACGTTCGCATCGTCAATGAAAGTACTGGAATTGAAATTGAAGTTGCAGGCGTTCTTTGGGAAGAATTTGTTATCGCCCTTCCGGTCAAACCTTTATGCAAGGAAGACTGCAAGGGTCTTTGCGCTGAATGCGGCAAAGATTTAAACACTGGAAAATGCGAGTGTGAAGATTCAACACTCGATCCACGCTTTGCGGTTCTTAGAAACCTTAAAGTGGGTAAATAA
- the rpmF gene encoding 50S ribosomal protein L32 codes for MAVAQKRKSKSRKGMRRSHHRVAVPSVVYCECGEAALPHRVCAACGTYNGRQISKDDA; via the coding sequence ATGGCTGTAGCACAGAAAAGAAAATCCAAGTCCCGTAAGGGCATGCGTCGCTCCCACCACCGTGTGGCTGTACCTTCCGTAGTATACTGCGAATGCGGCGAAGCAGCGCTTCCACACCGCGTTTGTGCAGCTTGCGGCACTTACAACGGTCGTCAGATCAGTAAGGACGATGCATAG
- the plsX gene encoding phosphate acyltransferase PlsX, with product MHSIPVIAVDAMGGDIGPSVNVSGAIKAARTFGIKVILVGNEKLINAELDRLPLKGVAYEVVHTDEVAGMDEKPSDILRRKKNASIQIACRLVKEGKADGIVSAGNSGATVACGMFIIGRISGVERPALASVMPTEKNPIVLLDVGANVDCKPQHLFQFGLMANAFARDLLEYESPRIGLLSIGEEEGKGNTQVKEAYDLFKLTNDINFLGNVEGRDLFTGEVDVVVCDGFVGNVALKLSEGLSTSMGRLLKRQLMSSTIAKIGTLLARKAFKKFAKIVDYAEYGGAPVLGLKGIAIVCHGASNDKAIFNAVKMASTFVRKKTNERLVEAISANEELTSFGRAIKN from the coding sequence ATGCATAGCATTCCCGTTATAGCCGTAGACGCAATGGGCGGAGACATTGGTCCGTCCGTTAACGTCTCAGGTGCTATTAAGGCTGCTCGCACTTTCGGTATTAAGGTTATTCTTGTCGGTAACGAAAAGTTAATTAATGCCGAACTCGATAGGCTACCCCTAAAAGGGGTGGCCTATGAAGTTGTGCACACCGATGAGGTGGCAGGCATGGACGAGAAGCCTTCAGATATTCTTCGCCGTAAAAAAAATGCGTCCATTCAGATTGCATGCCGCCTTGTAAAAGAAGGCAAAGCAGATGGCATTGTAAGCGCCGGTAACTCCGGTGCTACTGTTGCATGCGGCATGTTTATTATTGGTCGCATTTCCGGCGTAGAACGTCCGGCTCTTGCGAGCGTAATGCCTACAGAAAAGAACCCTATTGTTCTTTTGGATGTAGGAGCCAACGTAGATTGTAAGCCTCAGCACCTGTTCCAGTTTGGCCTTATGGCTAACGCCTTTGCCCGTGACCTTCTGGAGTATGAATCTCCTAGAATTGGTCTGCTTTCTATTGGCGAAGAAGAGGGCAAAGGAAACACACAGGTAAAAGAAGCCTACGACCTGTTTAAACTTACAAACGATATCAACTTCCTAGGAAATGTTGAGGGACGTGACCTGTTTACAGGGGAAGTGGATGTTGTTGTATGTGACGGTTTTGTAGGCAACGTGGCCTTGAAACTCAGCGAGGGCTTAAGCACCTCTATGGGTCGGCTGTTAAAACGACAGTTGATGTCTAGTACAATTGCAAAAATAGGCACGTTACTGGCCAGAAAAGCGTTTAAAAAATTCGCGAAAATCGTGGATTATGCCGAATACGGCGGCGCTCCGGTACTGGGTCTTAAGGGGATCGCGATTGTATGCCACGGCGCATCGAATGATAAAGCTATCTTCAACGCTGTTAAAATGGCATCTACTTTCGTACGCAAAAAAACAAATGAGCGCCTAGTCGAGGCAATCAGCGCCAATGAAGAGCTGACAAGCTTCGGCAGAGCTATTAAGAACTAA
- a CDS encoding beta-ketoacyl-ACP synthase III produces MKKQCYIRGFGAFVPEKVLTNFDLEAMVDTSDEWIRTRTGIEQRHIVAEGQATSDLTAQAAEAALADAKMNREELSHILVATCTPDAYCPNTACITEDKLGLKGRMALDVSAACSGFLYGLKLASSLAQTEEDANILLCGGETMSSRINWEDRNTCVLFGDGAGAVVISATPTEDSTTVVDIELSSDGSLCELLTIRGGGSSLPYKVGQQVPEEHFIMMQGREVFKHAVRSMVGVCNTLIERNGLSPDDIDILIPHQANMRIIEAVGKKLTISSERVFVNVDKVGNTSAASIPIALGQAKAAGTLEPGKNILLTTFGGGFTWGAALLRT; encoded by the coding sequence ATGAAAAAGCAATGTTACATCCGGGGCTTCGGAGCATTTGTTCCTGAAAAGGTTCTAACGAACTTCGACCTCGAAGCGATGGTCGACACAAGCGACGAATGGATCAGAACTCGTACAGGCATCGAGCAGCGCCACATTGTGGCAGAAGGTCAGGCAACATCCGACCTTACAGCCCAAGCGGCAGAAGCTGCACTTGCTGATGCGAAAATGAACCGGGAAGAGTTATCCCATATTCTTGTGGCGACCTGTACTCCTGATGCCTACTGCCCTAACACGGCGTGCATCACTGAGGACAAGCTGGGCTTAAAAGGGCGTATGGCTCTTGACGTAAGTGCCGCTTGTTCCGGCTTCTTGTATGGGTTAAAGCTTGCAAGCTCCCTTGCACAAACAGAAGAAGATGCAAACATTCTTCTGTGCGGCGGCGAAACCATGTCATCCCGCATCAACTGGGAAGACCGCAACACCTGCGTTCTTTTCGGTGACGGCGCTGGTGCTGTAGTTATCTCCGCTACCCCCACTGAAGACTCCACAACTGTTGTAGACATCGAACTTTCCTCTGATGGCTCTTTATGCGAACTGCTGACAATTCGCGGCGGCGGCTCTTCTCTGCCGTACAAAGTCGGACAGCAGGTTCCTGAAGAACACTTCATCATGATGCAAGGACGCGAAGTCTTTAAACATGCTGTCCGCAGCATGGTCGGCGTGTGTAACACTCTTATTGAACGCAACGGTCTTAGCCCTGACGATATCGACATTCTCATTCCGCATCAGGCGAATATGAGAATCATTGAAGCTGTCGGCAAAAAACTTACTATCTCCAGCGAGCGAGTATTTGTTAATGTAGACAAGGTGGGCAACACATCCGCTGCGTCTATTCCGATTGCACTTGGACAGGCTAAAGCAGCTGGCACTCTTGAACCGGGTAAAAATATTCTGCTGACAACATTCGGCGGCGGCTTTACCTGGGGTGCAGCACTGCTTAGAACCTAG
- the fabG gene encoding 3-oxoacyl-[acyl-carrier-protein] reductase, translated as MMELLSTALVTGGSRGIGKAIAEQLGKAGFQVYLTYVSKPEEAQNVAASIEAAGGKAKAFKLDVGNPDEIATFFKEEIKDKVKLDVLVNNAGITKDGLLLRMKNEDFDRVINVNLRGAFVACREAAKIMSKQRCGRIINLTSVVGQMGNAGQANYCSAKAGIIGMTKSMAKELGARNITVNAVAPGFIKTDMTNALPEAVRNDYEKAIPLKRMGDVEDIANTVAFLASSGAGYITGQVIAVNGGMYC; from the coding sequence ATTATGGAATTACTTTCAACAGCACTGGTTACCGGCGGTTCACGCGGAATTGGCAAAGCTATTGCTGAACAGCTGGGCAAAGCCGGATTTCAGGTTTACCTCACATACGTTTCTAAGCCTGAAGAAGCTCAGAACGTAGCAGCTTCCATTGAAGCTGCTGGTGGTAAAGCAAAAGCGTTCAAATTAGATGTTGGCAATCCAGATGAGATTGCAACATTTTTTAAAGAAGAAATTAAAGACAAGGTGAAACTTGATGTTCTTGTTAACAATGCAGGTATCACCAAAGATGGTCTTCTCCTTCGTATGAAGAACGAAGACTTTGATCGTGTCATTAACGTAAACTTGCGCGGAGCTTTTGTTGCTTGTAGAGAAGCAGCAAAGATCATGAGCAAGCAACGCTGCGGTCGCATCATCAACCTTACTTCTGTAGTAGGTCAGATGGGCAACGCAGGTCAGGCTAACTACTGCTCTGCTAAAGCAGGCATTATCGGTATGACAAAATCCATGGCAAAAGAACTCGGTGCCCGTAATATCACCGTTAACGCTGTTGCCCCCGGCTTTATCAAAACCGATATGACAAATGCTCTTCCAGAGGCTGTTCGCAATGATTACGAAAAAGCAATTCCTCTTAAACGCATGGGCGATGTAGAAGATATTGCAAACACCGTAGCCTTCCTTGCATCAAGCGGTGCTGGCTACATCACAGGGCAGGTTATTGCCGTTAACGGCGGCATGTACTGCTAG
- the acpP gene encoding acyl carrier protein has translation MSAEAKVKQIIIEQLGVSEEEVKNNASFVEDLGADSLDLTELIMAMEEEFGVEIDDDDAQKILKVQDAYDYIAKQQ, from the coding sequence ATGTCTGCAGAAGCTAAAGTAAAACAGATCATCATTGAGCAGCTCGGCGTATCTGAAGAAGAAGTAAAAAACAACGCTTCTTTCGTTGAAGACCTCGGCGCAGACTCTCTTGACCTCACCGAACTCATCATGGCTATGGAAGAAGAGTTCGGCGTAGAAATCGACGACGACGACGCACAGAAAATCCTGAAAGTTCAGGATGCATACGACTACATCGCAAAACAGCAGTAG